The Kineothrix sp. MB12-C1 genome includes a window with the following:
- a CDS encoding ABC-2 transporter permease, with the protein MKGLLIKDLYLIWQQAKIFLLLVVVYVVMGVFVNNSFWIVFAVLFVSILPITALGLDERSKWVSYEAMLPYSRRDIVISKYVFGIIGGGIIIVIYIMLTVLAQIAKGQEIQSAEILSMVISMIAVSCFLVGTNLPIMFKYGVEKGRMWYLLSIALIIGGATFVTGIINGVWKVEKDPRLMLIKDALEGPMQGVIILVGSILLLLFSIILSIRIYEKRDI; encoded by the coding sequence ATGAAAGGATTACTCATAAAAGACTTGTATTTGATTTGGCAGCAGGCGAAGATATTTCTATTGTTAGTTGTCGTTTACGTTGTCATGGGCGTGTTTGTCAATAATTCATTCTGGATTGTATTCGCTGTACTATTTGTCTCTATACTTCCGATAACAGCCCTGGGGCTCGATGAGAGGAGTAAGTGGGTGAGCTATGAAGCGATGCTGCCCTATTCCAGAAGGGACATTGTGATAAGTAAATATGTGTTCGGAATTATTGGGGGCGGTATTATTATTGTGATATATATTATGCTCACTGTACTGGCTCAGATTGCCAAGGGGCAAGAGATTCAATCTGCAGAAATTCTATCTATGGTGATTTCCATGATTGCCGTTTCCTGCTTCCTTGTAGGAACTAATTTACCCATTATGTTTAAGTATGGGGTGGAAAAGGGCAGGATGTGGTACCTGTTATCGATAGCGCTTATCATAGGCGGGGCAACATTCGTAACAGGGATTATAAACGGAGTATGGAAGGTAGAAAAAGACCCCCGTCTTATGCTGATAAAAGATGCGCTGGAGGGGCCTATGCAAGGAGTTATTATTTTAGTGGGAAGTATTTTATTACTCCTTTTCTCAATCATCTTATCCATAAGAATCTATGAAAAAAGAGATATATAG
- the pdxS gene encoding pyridoxal 5'-phosphate synthase lyase subunit PdxS, producing MNKERRELNQELTQTLKGGVIMDVTTPEQAKIAEAAGACAVMALERIPADIRAAGGVSRMSDPKMIQGIQQAVTIPVMAKCRIGHFVEAQILEAIKIDYIDESEVLSPADDVYHIDKTQFKVPFVCGAKDLGEALRRINEGATMIRTKGEPGTGDIIQAVRHMRKMNRQIADIISKRFDELYEAAKELQVPYDLILDVYNNKRLPVVNFAAGGVAIPADAALMMQLGAEGVFVGSGIFKSGNPQRRAEAIVKAVKNYNDWDEIARLSEDLGEAMIGINESEIELLMAERGK from the coding sequence ATGAATAAGGAAAGAAGAGAATTAAATCAAGAGCTGACACAAACACTAAAGGGCGGCGTTATTATGGATGTAACAACTCCCGAGCAAGCTAAAATTGCTGAAGCTGCCGGAGCTTGTGCCGTCATGGCTCTGGAAAGAATACCGGCAGATATTCGTGCCGCCGGCGGTGTTTCCCGTATGAGCGATCCCAAAATGATTCAAGGAATCCAACAAGCTGTCACAATTCCTGTTATGGCTAAATGCAGAATAGGACATTTTGTAGAAGCACAGATTCTGGAGGCTATTAAGATAGATTACATCGATGAAAGCGAAGTTCTTTCTCCCGCTGATGATGTATATCATATCGACAAAACTCAATTTAAAGTTCCATTTGTTTGCGGAGCCAAAGATTTAGGAGAAGCATTAAGGAGAATTAATGAGGGTGCAACCATGATCAGAACAAAAGGCGAACCCGGTACCGGTGATATTATACAGGCGGTACGCCATATGCGCAAAATGAATAGACAAATCGCAGACATCATCTCAAAGCGATTTGATGAGCTATATGAAGCCGCAAAGGAATTGCAAGTTCCTTATGACTTAATTCTAGATGTATACAATAATAAAAGACTTCCTGTCGTGAACTTTGCCGCAGGAGGAGTGGCAATACCGGCGGATGCTGCCTTAATGATGCAATTAGGTGCAGAAGGCGTATTTGTAGGCTCAGGAATATTTAAATCCGGGAACCCGCAAAGAAGAGCGGAAGCAATTGTAAAAGCTGTTAAAAATTATAACGATTGGGATGAGATCGCACGATTATCGGAAGATTTAGGGGAAGCTATGATCGGTATAAACGAAAGTGAAATAGAATTACTTATGGCTGAAAGAGGAAAATAA
- a CDS encoding copper homeostasis protein CutC, with the protein MNHAKSYFLECCVDSVESAIMAKKGGADRLELCSNLIIGGTTPTLALYEQIRETVDIPIHILIRPRFGDFLYSSHELSIIQKEISIFRSSGADGIVIGCLKEDGDLAVAEMKMLIEHAGDMRLTLHRAFDMCKDPFKTLEEAKALGIHNILTSGQSSSCAKGIDLLGQLSEEAGDNISIIAGAGVNETAVRTLLAETSISSFHMSGKKIVESRMQFRNPHVSMGIPGMSEYEIWQTDAEEIAAVKHLLNQAQTAAPY; encoded by the coding sequence ATGAATCACGCAAAGTCTTATTTTTTAGAATGCTGTGTTGACAGTGTGGAATCAGCCATTATGGCAAAAAAGGGAGGAGCTGACCGCTTAGAGCTTTGTTCCAATCTCATCATCGGCGGTACCACTCCTACCCTTGCTTTGTATGAACAAATACGAGAAACGGTGGATATTCCCATTCATATATTAATACGCCCTCGCTTTGGCGATTTCTTATATAGTAGTCATGAGCTTTCTATCATACAAAAAGAAATCAGTATATTCCGTAGTTCCGGGGCCGATGGCATCGTTATCGGCTGCCTGAAGGAGGACGGTGATCTCGCTGTTGCTGAAATGAAAATGCTGATCGAACATGCCGGTGATATGAGGCTCACCCTCCACCGTGCTTTTGATATGTGTAAAGATCCTTTTAAGACATTGGAAGAGGCTAAAGCACTGGGGATACACAATATACTCACCTCCGGACAAAGTTCTTCCTGTGCAAAAGGCATTGACTTACTTGGACAATTGAGCGAAGAAGCCGGAGATAATATCTCTATCATAGCCGGCGCCGGAGTTAACGAAACTGCGGTACGTACTTTGCTTGCAGAAACTTCCATCTCTTCTTTCCATATGTCGGGGAAGAAAATAGTAGAAAGTCGAATGCAATTCCGCAATCCCCATGTTTCCATGGGTATTCCCGGTATGAGTGAATATGAGATATGGCAAACCGATGCAGAGGAAATTGCTGCGGTCAAGCATCTGCTCAATCAGGCTCAGACCGCCGCTCCATATTGA
- a CDS encoding GntR family transcriptional regulator has protein sequence MDILISSVSTQPIYEQIYTQIKNHIIAGVIKEGEALPSIRSLAKDLRISVITTKRAYDELEKDGFIYTIAGKGCFVAKTDIEFIKEENLKEIKEHMQKISELAAVSQLTGEDLARMLLLFHENRQQGKEKQEDKRR, from the coding sequence CTGGATATTTTAATAAGCAGCGTAAGCACCCAGCCAATTTATGAGCAAATATATACACAGATTAAGAATCATATTATTGCAGGTGTAATAAAAGAAGGAGAGGCGCTTCCTTCCATCCGTTCCCTTGCAAAGGATTTGCGTATCAGTGTCATTACGACGAAACGTGCTTATGATGAATTGGAGAAAGACGGTTTTATATATACAATAGCCGGAAAAGGATGCTTTGTCGCAAAGACGGATATTGAGTTTATCAAAGAAGAGAATTTGAAAGAGATAAAGGAACATATGCAGAAGATTTCTGAATTGGCAGCAGTATCTCAATTAACAGGTGAAGATCTGGCGAGGATGCTTCTGCTATTTCATGAGAATAGGCAGCAAGGCAAAGAAAAACAAGAGGACAAGAGGAGGTAA
- a CDS encoding PadR family transcriptional regulator, translated as MVFNTGAALLDAIVLAVVSKDPEGTYGYKITQEVRQVIELSESTLYPVLRRLQKDECLEVYDMECAGRNRRYYKVTEKGRVQLALYKSEWKKYSHKISGMFEGGIIYE; from the coding sequence ATGGTATTTAATACGGGAGCAGCGCTGCTCGATGCGATTGTTTTGGCCGTTGTGTCCAAGGACCCGGAAGGAACATATGGATATAAGATTACTCAAGAGGTAAGGCAGGTAATTGAGCTATCGGAATCCACTTTATATCCGGTTCTGCGAAGGCTGCAAAAGGACGAATGTTTGGAAGTGTATGACATGGAATGTGCCGGAAGAAACCGACGATATTATAAAGTGACGGAGAAAGGCAGGGTGCAGTTAGCGCTGTATAAAAGCGAATGGAAGAAGTATTCGCACAAAATAAGCGGAATGTTCGAGGGAGGAATCATATATGAATAG
- a CDS encoding DUF4097 family beta strand repeat-containing protein yields the protein MKKFTKVCLFTSLILILFGGVIFVIGAASGGWRQAQETSRNDAWWKVLDRVSYAYGRDYFDDFDNFYDDDFDDNDDGYNTRNVSDSDRKQAGGSVNKENVDKLEISIGAAALYIEESKSGNFEMVKDGVGKYQYYESSGVLYLKGNQKNIVRNNEKVYLYIPAGMTFEEISIELGAGLIEVGELNADEVEISVGAGLLEADKVISRNLSVDVGAGKVTLQEVDTEELDIETGLGYVYAAGSVTKEIDVECAMGSVELELAGSETDYNYEVKSEVGTIAIGKNSYSTLSKKTHINNNATAKCSVECAMGNIEISFLQ from the coding sequence ATGAAGAAATTCACGAAAGTATGCCTCTTTACATCGCTTATTCTGATTTTGTTCGGCGGTGTCATATTTGTGATAGGAGCGGCTTCCGGCGGTTGGAGGCAGGCGCAGGAAACAAGCCGGAACGACGCGTGGTGGAAGGTTCTGGATAGAGTATCCTATGCTTACGGCAGGGATTATTTTGACGACTTTGATAATTTCTACGATGATGATTTTGATGATAACGATGACGGCTATAACACGAGGAATGTATCGGATAGCGACAGGAAACAGGCAGGAGGCTCTGTTAATAAAGAGAATGTTGATAAGCTCGAGATTTCTATTGGAGCTGCAGCCCTTTATATCGAGGAATCGAAGAGCGGAAATTTCGAGATGGTAAAAGATGGAGTCGGTAAATATCAATATTATGAGTCTAGCGGAGTGTTATATTTGAAAGGAAACCAGAAAAATATCGTTCGAAACAACGAAAAAGTTTATCTCTATATACCAGCAGGTATGACATTCGAAGAGATATCGATAGAGCTGGGAGCCGGACTGATAGAAGTAGGAGAGCTGAATGCGGATGAGGTAGAAATAAGTGTGGGGGCCGGACTTCTGGAGGCAGACAAAGTAATAAGCCGTAATCTCTCAGTGGATGTTGGAGCCGGAAAAGTAACGCTCCAGGAAGTGGATACGGAGGAGTTGGATATTGAGACCGGACTCGGTTATGTTTATGCAGCAGGAAGTGTAACGAAAGAAATAGATGTGGAATGTGCTATGGGCTCTGTGGAACTTGAACTTGCAGGCTCAGAAACAGACTATAATTATGAAGTGAAAAGTGAAGTCGGAACGATTGCGATAGGAAAAAATTCCTATAGTACTTTATCTAAAAAAACCCATATCAATAACAATGCAACAGCAAAATGCTCTGTGGAATGTGCTATGGGAAATATAGAAATATCATTTTTACAATAA
- a CDS encoding cache domain-containing sensor histidine kinase produces MKIDKKSIGNKTSLQTKLICLFLVTSVIPLFILSVYSYYNTSNTLKKNMEELTLGNLEQTGNSLEIWLESYEDLLYQIYTNDDVVKLIDKLNNGEDDSVTRNQLRRMISGLINTKDYIRAITIITSENKIVTYNQLTPYTNESSWINNFSMGQKELYDEISSDNKTHIFSTEYAVSFANEDYYLFHISHRIIDYKDLEKRNGVVIISIDEELLKRVCLAKDEDKLSSNNFNFIVDKKGNVISYPDSTRLMTKITDGESSSQEKKKDYLNFIYDENLFPNKYTSLYVYENKGLEWDVVNVVNQKETMIGIANQQRINIAACLLCFGMVIILTLPLSRQLAESVQKVVRSMETVSSGNLETRVTVDKQMPLEVEFIAIQFNDMLEKLDAALKKEKEAGERQRLAEITALEAQINPHFLYNTLDTINWMAIDKDEFEISNAINTLASILRYAIKNSNATVTVREEVSWLKNYIYLQQTRLKNTFRCNIDIDKQIADCKIHKLLLQPFIENSIIHGFERRTGENILTIRMEKKEEYLQIMIGDNGNGIEPAFVERLNERAFHMMEESENIGIANAFTRLFMYYGEDVHVEIRSVLEEGTEIIILIPWRLTYESDNSGR; encoded by the coding sequence ATGAAAATCGATAAAAAATCAATTGGTAACAAGACAAGCTTACAGACGAAACTGATATGCTTGTTTCTTGTGACGTCTGTCATTCCGCTTTTTATTTTAAGCGTTTATTCTTATTACAATACTTCCAACACCTTAAAAAAGAATATGGAAGAGCTAACGCTAGGCAATCTGGAACAAACCGGTAATAGTCTGGAGATATGGCTTGAATCCTATGAAGATTTACTGTATCAAATCTATACGAACGATGATGTGGTAAAGTTAATCGATAAACTCAATAACGGAGAAGATGACTCTGTGACGAGAAATCAGCTTAGGAGAATGATAAGCGGGCTTATCAATACGAAGGATTATATTCGTGCGATTACAATCATTACATCAGAAAATAAGATTGTCACTTATAACCAGTTAACCCCATATACGAATGAAAGCTCGTGGATAAATAATTTCAGCATGGGCCAAAAAGAGTTGTACGATGAGATATCATCGGATAATAAGACGCATATTTTTTCCACAGAATATGCCGTAAGCTTTGCGAACGAGGATTACTACCTGTTTCATATTTCACATAGAATTATTGATTACAAAGATTTGGAGAAACGCAATGGAGTAGTTATTATCAGCATAGATGAAGAATTATTAAAAAGGGTCTGTTTGGCGAAAGATGAAGACAAACTGAGTTCTAACAACTTTAATTTTATCGTGGATAAAAAGGGAAATGTTATATCATATCCGGATAGTACCCGGTTGATGACAAAGATTACGGATGGTGAAAGCTCCTCTCAGGAAAAAAAGAAAGATTATCTGAATTTCATATATGACGAAAATCTATTCCCGAATAAATATACTTCTTTGTATGTATATGAAAATAAAGGTCTGGAATGGGATGTTGTTAATGTAGTAAATCAAAAGGAGACTATGATAGGGATAGCGAACCAGCAGAGAATTAATATTGCAGCATGTCTGCTATGTTTTGGAATGGTCATAATTCTAACGCTGCCGTTATCGAGACAATTGGCGGAATCGGTACAAAAAGTTGTCAGGTCTATGGAAACAGTTAGTTCGGGTAATCTGGAAACGAGAGTGACAGTGGATAAGCAGATGCCCCTTGAGGTGGAGTTCATTGCCATTCAGTTCAATGATATGTTGGAAAAGCTGGATGCGGCATTGAAGAAGGAAAAGGAAGCAGGAGAACGTCAGCGTTTAGCGGAGATTACGGCTTTGGAGGCTCAGATTAATCCTCATTTTCTATATAATACACTGGATACTATTAATTGGATGGCAATTGATAAAGATGAATTCGAGATAAGCAATGCGATCAATACCCTTGCCTCTATATTGAGATATGCTATAAAAAATAGCAATGCCACGGTGACGGTGCGGGAAGAGGTCAGTTGGCTGAAAAATTATATTTATCTGCAGCAGACAAGATTGAAAAACACTTTTCGTTGCAATATAGATATCGATAAGCAGATTGCAGACTGCAAGATACATAAGCTTTTGCTGCAACCATTTATTGAGAATTCTATCATTCATGGGTTTGAGCGGAGAACCGGTGAGAATATTTTGACCATTCGAATGGAAAAGAAAGAAGAATATTTACAAATTATGATAGGCGACAACGGCAATGGGATAGAGCCTGCATTCGTAGAAAGGTTGAATGAGAGAGCCTTTCATATGATGGAAGAGAGTGAAAATATCGGTATAGCCAACGCCTTTACGAGATTGTTCATGTATTACGGAGAAGATGTTCATGTAGAGATAAGAAGTGTATTGGAGGAAGGGACAGAAATTATAATTCTGATTCCATGGAGATTGACCTATGAAAGTGATAATAGTGGAAGATGA
- a CDS encoding PspC domain-containing protein — protein MEDNYKKLKRTNRSNKMICGVCGGIGQYLGMDPTVVRLLWLIFSIASFGTGLLVYLIAAIIIPEED, from the coding sequence ATGGAAGATAATTATAAGAAATTAAAAAGGACAAATCGGAGCAATAAGATGATATGCGGAGTATGCGGTGGAATCGGCCAATATCTGGGAATGGATCCCACGGTCGTAAGACTTCTATGGTTAATTTTCAGTATAGCCAGCTTCGGAACGGGGCTTTTGGTATACCTGATTGCCGCCATCATCATTCCCGAAGAAGATTAA
- a CDS encoding ECF transporter S component yields the protein MRNEKVQKIVFIGLIAALSYVVFTFLQIKITLPGGDATSIHLGNAVCVLGALLLGGVYGGLGGALGMTIGDLLDPIYVVYAPKTFILKLGIGIITGIIAHKLGHVSTETESKKVFKWTLLAAIGGLLFNVIFDPLVGYYYKLLILGKPAADITLAWNIAATSINAVTSTILSVSVYMALRPALKKSGMFFTIGAKKK from the coding sequence ATGAGAAATGAAAAAGTTCAGAAAATTGTATTTATAGGGCTGATAGCCGCTTTATCTTATGTTGTATTCACATTTTTACAAATTAAAATTACCTTGCCCGGCGGGGATGCTACTTCCATACATCTGGGCAATGCCGTATGTGTTCTCGGCGCCTTGCTTCTTGGCGGCGTATATGGCGGTCTCGGCGGAGCCCTCGGCATGACCATCGGAGACTTGCTCGATCCCATCTATGTAGTTTATGCCCCTAAGACCTTTATTCTAAAGCTCGGCATCGGTATCATCACAGGAATCATCGCCCATAAATTAGGTCATGTTTCTACAGAAACCGAGTCGAAAAAAGTTTTCAAATGGACGCTGCTTGCAGCCATAGGCGGTTTGCTCTTCAATGTGATCTTCGATCCCCTTGTAGGTTATTATTACAAACTGCTCATTCTCGGAAAGCCTGCTGCGGACATCACACTGGCATGGAACATCGCCGCGACCTCTATTAACGCTGTGACCTCCACTATCCTATCGGTATCCGTATATATGGCACTTCGTCCGGCATTGAAGAAATCCGGGATGTTCTTTACCATAGGAGCGAAAAAGAAATAG
- a CDS encoding DUF1700 domain-containing protein, which produces MNRLEFMQELEALLSDISQSEKEEALQYYNDYLNDAGVENEEEVLESLGTPERLAKVIKEGLSDNASNGEFTETGYRDHYTQEEKQEVVKAGDKKSLSTGMIVLIIILCILASPLIISIATGVLGAGAGILIGIVGIFFGIAVTGFALFITAIVLVAVGIGSLFSIPLAGICLIGAGLLIGGLSLIFIWLTVWMCGTAIPWVIRTLADLIGKIFHGKGEKA; this is translated from the coding sequence ATGAATAGGTTGGAATTTATGCAAGAATTGGAAGCGCTTCTCTCCGATATCTCGCAGAGTGAAAAAGAAGAAGCGCTGCAATATTATAATGATTATTTAAATGATGCAGGTGTTGAGAATGAAGAAGAAGTTCTTGAATCCCTCGGCACTCCGGAAAGGTTGGCAAAGGTTATTAAAGAAGGTCTGAGCGACAATGCATCCAATGGAGAATTTACCGAAACAGGATACAGGGACCATTACACACAAGAAGAAAAACAAGAGGTAGTAAAGGCGGGCGATAAGAAATCGTTATCAACGGGTATGATCGTATTGATTATTATTTTATGCATCCTGGCATCACCTTTAATTATTTCCATTGCAACCGGTGTCCTGGGAGCCGGAGCAGGAATCCTTATTGGAATTGTAGGGATATTTTTCGGGATAGCGGTGACAGGATTTGCGTTGTTTATTACAGCAATTGTATTGGTCGCAGTCGGAATCGGCAGTTTGTTCTCCATTCCGTTAGCGGGTATATGCCTCATAGGAGCAGGACTTTTGATTGGGGGACTTTCTTTAATCTTTATCTGGCTTACTGTGTGGATGTGCGGAACAGCTATTCCATGGGTTATAAGAACACTGGCAGATTTAATCGGTAAAATATTTCACGGGAAAGGAGAAAAAGCATGA
- a CDS encoding ABC transporter ATP-binding protein, with protein sequence MNALEITNLTKEYEGFKLDNISLTLPSGCIMGLIGENGAGKSTTIKLIMNAIKRDSGEIIVLGKDNRSDFKLTKEDIGIVLDETGFPDTFTVKQMNTVMKMSYQNWDEQIYRQYIEKFDLPEKKAFKNYSKGMKMKLAIAVAMSHHAKLLILDEATSGLDPIARDEILTIFFEFTRKEDHSILISSHIVSDLEKLCDYIAFLHKGKMVFCEEKDRILERYGMIHCKKSALEVLDKTAIKGKRETAYGIDALVERSRMPKGTYVEKATMEDIILFMVKGRDES encoded by the coding sequence ATGAACGCACTGGAAATAACAAACTTGACGAAAGAATATGAGGGGTTTAAGCTGGATAATATAAGCCTGACACTGCCCTCCGGTTGCATTATGGGGCTGATTGGTGAAAACGGGGCGGGGAAAAGCACTACGATTAAGCTTATTATGAATGCTATAAAGCGCGATAGCGGAGAAATTATAGTTCTTGGTAAGGATAATAGAAGTGATTTTAAGCTGACGAAAGAGGATATCGGAATTGTGCTGGATGAAACGGGATTTCCGGATACTTTTACAGTGAAGCAGATGAATACTGTTATGAAGATGAGTTATCAAAATTGGGATGAACAGATCTATAGGCAATATATCGAGAAGTTCGACCTTCCCGAGAAGAAGGCTTTTAAAAATTATTCCAAGGGAATGAAAATGAAGCTGGCAATAGCAGTAGCGATGTCGCATCACGCCAAACTCTTGATTTTGGATGAGGCAACAAGCGGGCTGGATCCGATTGCCCGAGATGAGATTCTTACTATTTTCTTTGAGTTTACAAGGAAAGAGGATCATTCTATCTTGATTTCTTCACATATTGTCAGCGATCTGGAAAAGTTATGCGACTATATTGCTTTTCTACACAAAGGGAAGATGGTGTTTTGTGAGGAAAAAGATAGGATTCTGGAAAGGTATGGAATGATTCACTGCAAAAAGTCAGCACTGGAGGTGCTGGATAAAACTGCAATAAAAGGCAAGAGGGAAACGGCGTATGGAATCGATGCACTTGTAGAACGCAGTAGAATGCCAAAGGGAACTTATGTGGAAAAAGCAACGATGGAAGATATTATTTTATTTATGGTGAAGGGAAGGGATGAATCATGA